In Phyllopteryx taeniolatus isolate TA_2022b chromosome 8, UOR_Ptae_1.2, whole genome shotgun sequence, one genomic interval encodes:
- the nkapd1 gene encoding NKAP domain containing 1 isoform X3: MARYVMTNTEVAAKAASGVNLTKTFFYSLSKNSLRLEEETHFWRFFGIIVSEIKREEHNLLFLVVIMSKQTLGKTLLRNVIRHTDAHNKIQEESEMWKMRGWEVQMSNNSHVSATKSIRGQMHCDRFSYQSRVSSEHDDREARYWTRKLYDFEDNDPDRLLPDTEHQYGKKRELSQTV; this comes from the exons ATGGCAAGATACGTCATGACGAACACGGAAGTAGCAGCAAAAGCCGCGAGTGGTGTAAATTTAACGAAAACCTTCTTTTATTCTTTGTCAAAAAACAGTTTACGCTTAGAAGAAGAGACACATTTCTGGCGCTTTTTTGGAATAATAGTGTCGGAAATCAAGCGTGAGGAACATAATTTGTTGTTTCTG GTCGTGATCATGTCGAAGCAAACTCTGGGGAAGACTTTGCTGCGGAATGTAATCCGCCACACTGATGCTCACAACAAG ATCCAGGAGGAGTCCGAAATGTGGAAGATGCGAGGCTGGGAGGTCCAAATGTCCAACAATAGTCATGTGAGCGCCACCAAGTCAATCAG GGGTCAAATGCACTGCGATCGATTTTCCTATCAGTCCAGAGTTTCGTCGGAGCATGACGACAGAGAGGCTCGATACTGGACGCGGAAACTCTATGACTTTGAGGACAACGATCCTGACAG GTTGCTACCAGATACGGAACACCAATATGGGAAAAAGCGGGAGCTTTCACAAACTGTGTAA